The genomic stretch ACAGAAAGCTTAAATACAGCACATTTCAGAGCACAATTTCTAGAGCAATACATAATCTTTGTACCTGCAATAATTTATGTTTTACTTCTTctcatatatgatattataagGTGATTAATTAAGCCTTGGTTGTCCTTTGAATGCAGCCACAAGAAAAGATGAAGTCTGCACGATTCGATCCAAGTTCCCCAACAAATTACCGGTAAGCTGTTCCTCTACTGCCTTGATTctgcatctcaacatctcaggGCAACAGTGTGTAACCAATGCTGTGACTGACTCCTGCTCTCTTCTATTTCCAAACTCAGGTCATTGTAGAACGATACATTCGCGAGAAACAGCTTCCTCTACTGGACAAATCAAAATTTTTGGTGCCTCAAGAACTTACAATGGGTCAGTTCCTGTGTCTGCTCAGGTGAGTCATTTCCAGCTCTTTCCTAAGCAGTACTTGCGTGAGGTATGACGTTCTGGCATCAGAGCAGTGTAAAAGAAGcctgcatacatacatatattctGTATAAACTGATACTAATCATACTGAATCAAGCTTCACATTTCCAGCCAGATCTTCTGATTCTGGTGTCGTGTTCATGGTTATATAACACCACTGAGTCCGCTGACTGGTACTGTTTACTCTACTAATGATTCACAGTTTCTATATGAGTCTCTATATTTCACACCACAGTTATAACTGTTTATCAGATATATGAGAAACCACAGAAAGTAGAGTATATTGATAGAGGCCCAGTTTACCAATTACGTTATTTCAATCCCCAAAATATAAATAGCCGCTTTTCATGCATGCACCTATCATTTACAAGAAATGACTCTTATGCACCTCTATATCTATTGGAAGGTTCCTTCAGGAACAAACATGTTTTATAGGCATCACTTCAAGCGATTTGTGAGTGTAAACGTAATTTAAAGGGTCCGAGAACCTTCATATGATGTATTTAAGGGTTAAGTGTTCTTTGAAGGGGTCCTTcattctccctctgtctttctctcaggAGCAAGATAGTCCTGGAGGCATCCCAGTCTCTGTACCTACTGATCTCAGAAAAGAGCATGTGCTGCATGACGGCCAGCATGGCAGAGATATACTCCCAGCACAGAGACCCGGACGGCTTTCTCTACATGACCTACGCCTCGCAAGACATGTTCGGCTGAGATAAGACCCAGGCCTCTTTTTAGGGACCATTTAGCAATCTCCATGATCTCCATTATCTCCATTCTCCACCACTGACTGACCAAGCTCTCTCCTACCTGCTGGACATCATAACGCCATGCAGATCTGGCCAAGAAAATTGACCTCAGTCccattttctgttctttctacTTCTTATACGGGTTACGGTGATGGGGAAGAAACATAACAGTATGTGCCTCGTCAGAAGTTTAAGAGTTGCAACACAGCTGAGGAGTCATGTCACTCGAGCACTTATCTTGGAGACACAGCCGTGTGGTTGTGACGTTCCGAGTTTGTGGGACCTCAGTGGAACAAAGGAGATGTCCTGGGATTCCATATCCTTCAGCAAGCTGTCacaggaagagggagagaggaagaggttCCATGTCTGGAAGACAAACATTTTCCTTCTTTGTTCTCTGTGTTGCGTCTGTTCGCTTGTCTCCTGGAAACAGGCCTGATGAAAGTGAACTAAGAGGCTTGAGCCATTTTGAGTGCAAATACCACAGTGAAAATGTTTACAGTGAACATGACAGTCGTGTACTCTACCTCCACTGTTATTGGGAATGCTAAAAATAAACCCGTTCTGCCCTTTTAGCTGAGCCTCTGGGTGGTCTTTACAAGCTCATTTTATTTCGGGCGTATTGTCAACAGTAGTCCTGAGAAAACAGCCACTAGACACGGCATGATATCACTTTTTCCTTTTAGATACTGAATTTAAAACCTGAAATATCATCAAAAACTGATTTAATATTTCTTTTTGAAAATGACTGATCTTTAAAATGAGCTACAGTCAGGTCAGTAATGATTTGGACAGTGGCACAATTtttatgaatgtaaatgtaaatgcaaactCAGTAGATTTAAAATGAAGCACATGAGACATGATATaacactttcagctttaattcaaatgGTTTAATTGGACAATTGACTGATAAGCAGCTTTATAACCAGGTGCTGCCTGTTCCCTcattatttcatgacaaattaagAACATAAAAGAATTCATGGGAAATCTTAATTTTGCAGCCCATCGAGTTGTCAGTGcacaataaggagaccactgttgggccttaaCCTAACAAACCTATCAGAGAGATAACAAAAAGCAATTTGGTACATTCCTAAAAGAAGAATGCACTAGTGAGCTCAGTAATACTTAAGAACCAGAGTAGCCTTAAGAAAACCATTTGACTGCCTGACAAGACTGACCAATTCTGGAACAAGATTCTTTGGATATGTGAAATCAAGATTAACTTTAGTGGGTggaaaaggaaaggaagggtTAAGCACACCACATcacctgtcaaacatgatggaagCACTGTCACTGCATGGGTATGTAtagctgccagtggaactgggtcactggtatTTATTGATGATATGACTGCTGATAAAAgaagcaggatgaattctgaagtgtacaGAGCTACACTCTCTGCTTAGAGTCAGTCCAATCCTGCTAAACTGATGAATAGGCAGATTGATAATGATCCAAACATACTGTTGAGCAACCAATGAGCTTCTCAAGGCAAATAAATGGCAGTGTTTGTCACCTGACCTTAACATAACTACAGgtttttcacttactgaagaaaAGACTCAGATAGAAAGAGCATCTCAGGAGGAAACACAGCATTTGGTAATATCCATGAGCATGgacactgccagggattttgggccccatgataTTAAACTGATTAAGATATTaaactgggccccacaactccaATACTTCTGCCAAA from Salminus brasiliensis chromosome 19, fSalBra1.hap2, whole genome shotgun sequence encodes the following:
- the map1lc3cl gene encoding microtubule-associated protein 1 light chain 3 gamma, producing the protein MPPFERSMEMMPFKERKCLATRKDEVCTIRSKFPNKLPVIVERYIREKQLPLLDKSKFLVPQELTMGQFLCLLRSKIVLEASQSLYLLISEKSMCCMTASMAEIYSQHRDPDGFLYMTYASQDMFG